In Rahnella aquatilis CIP 78.65 = ATCC 33071, one DNA window encodes the following:
- the rplU gene encoding 50S ribosomal protein L21, whose translation MYAVFQSGGKQHRVSEGQTIRLEKLDVATGEAIEFDQVLMIANGEEINIGLPLVAGGVIKAEVVAHGRGEKVKIVKFRRRKHYRKQQGHRQWFTDVKITGISA comes from the coding sequence ATGTACGCGGTTTTCCAAAGTGGTGGTAAACAACACCGTGTCAGCGAAGGACAGACGATTCGTCTGGAGAAGCTGGACGTTGCAACTGGCGAAGCTATCGAATTCGATCAGGTTCTGATGATTGCAAACGGTGAAGAAATCAACATCGGCCTGCCTTTAGTTGCTGGCGGTGTAATTAAAGCTGAAGTCGTTGCTCACGGTCGTGGCGAAAAGGTCAAAATCGTTAAGTTTCGTCGTCGTAAACACTATCGTAAGCAGCAGGGCCACCGTCAGTGGTTCACTGACGTTAAAATCACCGGCATCAGCGCTTAA
- the rpmA gene encoding 50S ribosomal protein L27: MAHKKAGGSTRNGRDSEAKRLGVKRFGGEAVLAGSIIVRQRGTKFHAGINVGCGKDHTLFALADGKVKFEVKGPKNRKYISIEAE; the protein is encoded by the coding sequence ATGGCACACAAAAAGGCTGGCGGCTCCACACGTAACGGTCGCGATTCAGAAGCTAAACGTCTGGGCGTAAAACGCTTTGGCGGCGAAGCAGTACTGGCAGGCAGCATCATCGTTCGTCAGCGCGGCACAAAATTCCACGCGGGTATCAACGTGGGTTGCGGCAAGGACCACACTCTGTTTGCTTTGGCTGACGGTAAAGTCAAGTTCGAAGTTAAAGGCCCGAAAAACCGTAAGTACATCAGCATCGAAGCTGAATAA